From Vitis vinifera cultivar Pinot Noir 40024 chromosome 3, ASM3070453v1, the proteins below share one genomic window:
- the LOC104878521 gene encoding L10-interacting MYB domain-containing protein isoform X1, with the protein MTSCMFGSSFKEGLLTEYSTMDGESNQFERKQERLRTRWTASQDKIFADLVVEQIQLGNRSNNGFDQKAWKHIRDQFNAQTGLNFNKKQLRKHLDVLRTRYYNLKPAFEQSGFYLDQSNHMIMPEFELLEDLTEEHSKPEMLKIKDCHIYDQLCLIFNEPGLDGRYAQSSHYEGLEKNMEALQNTGLKSSPRSASMLVGTVAQTMPRQDNAPSPAAGVNVNASANGLKKRPSETHLSPRHHAKDQERLNGIIAEAMLEMISASKLRVVARTQDNNQFSITNCIKALDEIRGIDQSLYFAALDLFDNSNQREIFLSLKCEKRLAWLQGKCKNASPILV; encoded by the exons ATGACTTCGTGTATGTTTGGAAGCAGTTTCAAGGAAGGACTTCTGACAGAATATTCAACG ATGGATGGTGAATCCAATCAATTTGAACGAAAGCAAGAACGTTTGAGGACAAGGTGGACAGCATCTCAAGATAAGATATTTGCAGACTTGGTGGTTGAGCAAATTCAGCTGGGGAACCGATCAAACAATGGTTTTGACCAGAAAGCTTGGAAGCATATCCGCGATCAGTTCAATGCACAAACAGGTCTCAActtcaacaaaaaacaattgaGGAAACACCTAGATGTTCTCAGGACACGGTATTATAATCTTAAGCCAGCTTTTGAGCAAAGTGGCTTTTATTTGGACCAATCTAATCATATGATAATGCCTGAGTTTGAACTATTGGAAGACCTCACTGAG GAACACAGTAAGCCTGAGATGCTGAAAATCAAGGATTGTCACATATATGACCAGCTGTGCTTGATATTCAATGAGCCAGGGTTGGATGGGAGATATGCTCAGTCTAGTCACTATGAAGGTTTGGAAAAGAACATGGAAGCACTCCAGAATACAGGCTTGAAATCATCTCCTAGAAGTGCAAGTATGCTTGTTGGAACTGTTGCACAAACCATGCCTCGTCAAGATAATGCTCCATCACCAGCAGCAGGTGTCAACGTGAATGCATCGGCAAATGGACTAAAGAAGCGCCCATCTGAGACACATCTCAGTCCACGACATCATGCAAAAGACCAGGAAAGATTGAATGGGATCATTGCAGAAGCTATGTTAGAGATGATTTCAGCTTCAAAGTTAAGGGTAGTTGCAAGAACTCAGGATAACAACCAATTTTCCATCACCAATTGTATCAAGGCATTGGATGAGATTCGAGGCATTGATCAGAGCCTGTACTTTGCCGCATTGGATCTGTTCGACAACTCCAATCAAAGGGAGATATTCTTGTCTCTTAAATGTGAGAAGCGATTAGCATGGTTGCAAGGAAAATGTAAAAATGCTTCCCCTATTTTAGTTTGA
- the LOC104878521 gene encoding L10-interacting MYB domain-containing protein isoform X2, translating to MDGESNQFERKQERLRTRWTASQDKIFADLVVEQIQLGNRSNNGFDQKAWKHIRDQFNAQTGLNFNKKQLRKHLDVLRTRYYNLKPAFEQSGFYLDQSNHMIMPEFELLEDLTEEHSKPEMLKIKDCHIYDQLCLIFNEPGLDGRYAQSSHYEGLEKNMEALQNTGLKSSPRSASMLVGTVAQTMPRQDNAPSPAAGVNVNASANGLKKRPSETHLSPRHHAKDQERLNGIIAEAMLEMISASKLRVVARTQDNNQFSITNCIKALDEIRGIDQSLYFAALDLFDNSNQREIFLSLKCEKRLAWLQGKCKNASPILV from the exons ATGGATGGTGAATCCAATCAATTTGAACGAAAGCAAGAACGTTTGAGGACAAGGTGGACAGCATCTCAAGATAAGATATTTGCAGACTTGGTGGTTGAGCAAATTCAGCTGGGGAACCGATCAAACAATGGTTTTGACCAGAAAGCTTGGAAGCATATCCGCGATCAGTTCAATGCACAAACAGGTCTCAActtcaacaaaaaacaattgaGGAAACACCTAGATGTTCTCAGGACACGGTATTATAATCTTAAGCCAGCTTTTGAGCAAAGTGGCTTTTATTTGGACCAATCTAATCATATGATAATGCCTGAGTTTGAACTATTGGAAGACCTCACTGAG GAACACAGTAAGCCTGAGATGCTGAAAATCAAGGATTGTCACATATATGACCAGCTGTGCTTGATATTCAATGAGCCAGGGTTGGATGGGAGATATGCTCAGTCTAGTCACTATGAAGGTTTGGAAAAGAACATGGAAGCACTCCAGAATACAGGCTTGAAATCATCTCCTAGAAGTGCAAGTATGCTTGTTGGAACTGTTGCACAAACCATGCCTCGTCAAGATAATGCTCCATCACCAGCAGCAGGTGTCAACGTGAATGCATCGGCAAATGGACTAAAGAAGCGCCCATCTGAGACACATCTCAGTCCACGACATCATGCAAAAGACCAGGAAAGATTGAATGGGATCATTGCAGAAGCTATGTTAGAGATGATTTCAGCTTCAAAGTTAAGGGTAGTTGCAAGAACTCAGGATAACAACCAATTTTCCATCACCAATTGTATCAAGGCATTGGATGAGATTCGAGGCATTGATCAGAGCCTGTACTTTGCCGCATTGGATCTGTTCGACAACTCCAATCAAAGGGAGATATTCTTGTCTCTTAAATGTGAGAAGCGATTAGCATGGTTGCAAGGAAAATGTAAAAATGCTTCCCCTATTTTAGTTTGA
- the LOC100257186 gene encoding putative HVA22-like protein g isoform X2: MMGSFLSRALMLTFGYAYPAYECFKTVDKNKPEIEQLVLWCQYWLPLYGEAKLALFIYLRYPKTKGTTYIYNSFLRPYLAKHETEIDRNLLELRVKAREIAVVYWQKAVCHGQTMFFKILQYVSLTQPQPAQQQQHARDGQPLASFLPHHESSFEESAAEASSKPISSKLEAENANANANSPQKVSVIEGAVRVTCEKLRKIRGSANQ; encoded by the exons ATGATGGGGTCTTTTCTTTCAAGAGCTCTCAT GCTGACTTTTGGTTATGCTTATCCTGCATATGAATGCTTCAAAACTGTGGACAAGAATAAGCCAGAGATCGAGCAACTCGTGCTTTGGTGCCAGTATTG gtTACCATTGTATGGGGAAGCCAAGTTGGCCCTTTTCATATATCTTCGGTATCCTAAAACAAAA GGAACGACATACATTTATAATTCCTTTTTACGGCCTTACTTAGCAAAGCATGAGACTGAAATAGACCGAAATTTGTTGGAGTTAAGGGTTAAGGCCAGGGAGATTGCAGTTGTGTATTGGCAAAAGGCTGTCTGCCATGGGCAGACAATGTTTTTCAAGATTCTGCAGTATGTTTCTTTAACACAGCCTCAACCTGCTCAG CAACAACAGCATGCCAGAGATGGCCAACCCCTTGCTTCTTTTCTACCTCACCATGAATCTAGTTTTGAAGAATCTGCTGCAGAAGCCAGTAGCAAGCCAATATCAAGTAAACTGGAGGCAGAAAATGCAAATGCAAATGCAAATTCTCCTCAGAAAGTGAGTGTCATTGAGGGAGCTGTCCGGGTAACCTGTGAAAAACTGAGGAAAATCCGGGGCTCAGCTAATCAGTAG
- the LOC100257186 gene encoding putative HVA22-like protein g isoform X1 — MMGSFLSRALMLTFGYAYPAYECFKTVDKNKPEIEQLVLWCQYWVLIALLTICERVSDAFISWLPLYGEAKLALFIYLRYPKTKGTTYIYNSFLRPYLAKHETEIDRNLLELRVKAREIAVVYWQKAVCHGQTMFFKILQYVSLTQPQPAQQQQHARDGQPLASFLPHHESSFEESAAEASSKPISSKLEAENANANANSPQKVSVIEGAVRVTCEKLRKIRGSANQ, encoded by the exons ATGATGGGGTCTTTTCTTTCAAGAGCTCTCAT GCTGACTTTTGGTTATGCTTATCCTGCATATGAATGCTTCAAAACTGTGGACAAGAATAAGCCAGAGATCGAGCAACTCGTGCTTTGGTGCCAGTATTG GGTTTTAATTGCCTTGCTTACCATTTGTGAGAGAGTGAGTGATGCTTTCATTTCATG gtTACCATTGTATGGGGAAGCCAAGTTGGCCCTTTTCATATATCTTCGGTATCCTAAAACAAAA GGAACGACATACATTTATAATTCCTTTTTACGGCCTTACTTAGCAAAGCATGAGACTGAAATAGACCGAAATTTGTTGGAGTTAAGGGTTAAGGCCAGGGAGATTGCAGTTGTGTATTGGCAAAAGGCTGTCTGCCATGGGCAGACAATGTTTTTCAAGATTCTGCAGTATGTTTCTTTAACACAGCCTCAACCTGCTCAG CAACAACAGCATGCCAGAGATGGCCAACCCCTTGCTTCTTTTCTACCTCACCATGAATCTAGTTTTGAAGAATCTGCTGCAGAAGCCAGTAGCAAGCCAATATCAAGTAAACTGGAGGCAGAAAATGCAAATGCAAATGCAAATTCTCCTCAGAAAGTGAGTGTCATTGAGGGAGCTGTCCGGGTAACCTGTGAAAAACTGAGGAAAATCCGGGGCTCAGCTAATCAGTAG
- the LOC109122358 gene encoding uncharacterized protein LOC109122358, whose translation MASGSAKNKAVGGGGGAGQVLDGSDIMELVENEEVFSSFVDHKFQELDRDCDGKLSVKELEPAVADIGAALGLPAQGTSADSDHIYSEVLNEFTHGKQEQVSKTEFKEVLSDILLGMAAGLKRDPIVILRIDGEDLGEFINSPSFEPEMISIFSEFDLPEGSLRDYITKALQQLTVEQGMPPSTDSWVMSNIVEPALQTVAGCAHEQPISQDTFLAEFKKVAESVAQHLAEQPVIVAHSENTFDGSGIKRLLANKFELDKSLEAALKTVPKDRNGKMSKEYLRVALDVVGPSAGLPPYGGLEEMDKVVTDVFNMVNADDGKVVKEDEFKKLLTEILGSIMLQLEGSPISVSSNSVVHEPLTSSTLLSPSS comes from the exons ATGGCAAGTGGCAGTGCAAAGAACAAGGCTGTAGGGGGAGGAGGAGGTGCTGGTCAGGTGCTGGACGGTTCAGATATAATGGAGTTGGTTGAGAATGAAGAAGTGTTTAGCAGTTTTGTGGATCATAAGTTTCAGGAACTGGATAGGGATTGTGATGGTAAGTTGTCCGTGAAAGAGCTGGAACCTGCTGTGGCTGATATAGGCGCTGCTCTTGGCCTGCCTGCTCAGGGTACTTCTGCTGATTCTGACCATATCTATTCTGAG GTTTTGAATGAATTCACCCATGGCAAACAAGAACAAGTAAGCAAGACTGAGTTTAAAGAGGTTCTCTCAGATATTCTATTAGGCATGGCTGCTGGTTTGAAGCGAGACCCTATTGTGATCCTCCGTATTGATGGGGAAGACCTGGGGGAGTTCATCAACAGCCCAAGTTTTGAACCAGAGATGATTTCCATCTtctcagagtttgatttgccTGAAGGATCACTTCGCGATTACATTACCAAGGCTTTGCAACAACTTACTGTTGAACAAGGAATGCCACCTTCAACAGATTCTTGG GTCATGAGTAACATTGTGGAGCCTGCTCTGCAAACTGTTGCTGGCTGTGCTCATGAGCAACCCATCTCTCAAGATACTTTCCTAGCGGAATTCAAAAAGGTTGCAGAAAGTGTGGCTCAACATCTGGCAGAGCAGCCAGTGATTGTTGCCCACAGTGAAAACACGTTTGATGGAAGTGGTATTAAGAGACTATTGGCCAACAAATTTGAATTAGATAAG TCATTGGAAGCAGCATTAAAGACAGTGCCAAAAGATCGCAATGGGAAAATGTCTAAGGAGTATCTCCGTGTGGCATTGGATGTTGTGGGCCCATCAGCAGGTTTACCCCCATATGGTGGGCTTGAAGAG ATGGACAAGGTAGTGACTGATGTGTTCAATATGGTGAATGCTGATGATGGGAAGGTTGTTAAAGAAGATGAGTTCAAGAAGTTGCTGACTGAAATCCTGGGAAGTATCATGTTGCAATTAGAGGGCAGTCCTATCTCAGTTTCTTCAAACTCGGTCGTGCATGAGCCCCTTACTTCTTCAACACTTTTGTCACCATCTTCATAA